The Phycisphaerales bacterium AB-hyl4 genome has a window encoding:
- a CDS encoding lipoyl synthase: protein MTRLSLSDRILDNAPGSPGDFVKRKKPSWLRAKLPGGPGFQRMRAMLDEHNLHTVCSSAKCPNLGECWERGTATLMILGDVCTRSCGFCHIKTGRPPEYDADEPRRVGETAAIMRLKHLVITSVNRDELPDGGAEIWAETIREVRRQSPGTQVEVLIPDFCGDWDALQLVLDERPEILNHNLESVPRLYGVVRPQAKYERSIELLRIAKAQGLTVKTGIMVGIGETDEEIEQLMDDVVAGTRVAGVGRSNAATDVADHHLPPNPNRGFDSPPAPGKSAHAVSGAARPDAAPDKLKRGGSHITHSNPHWHHPGPTMAPDMASRVAQISYPQASYPGVHETCDILTVGQYLQPTRNHLPISRWVTPDQFAEYKRVGEAKGFRHVESGPLVRSSYHADDQVLQMQAAGKGISDF from the coding sequence GTGACCAGACTCAGCCTCAGTGATCGTATTCTCGACAACGCCCCCGGCTCGCCGGGCGATTTTGTCAAGCGCAAAAAACCTTCGTGGCTTCGTGCGAAGCTGCCCGGCGGCCCGGGCTTTCAGCGCATGCGGGCGATGCTCGATGAGCACAACCTGCACACCGTCTGCTCCAGCGCGAAATGTCCCAACCTCGGTGAATGCTGGGAGCGCGGCACGGCCACGCTGATGATCCTCGGCGACGTGTGCACCCGCTCATGCGGCTTCTGCCACATCAAGACCGGTCGGCCGCCGGAGTATGACGCCGACGAGCCGAGGCGCGTGGGCGAAACCGCCGCCATCATGCGCCTCAAACACCTGGTCATCACCAGCGTGAATCGCGACGAGTTGCCCGATGGCGGTGCCGAGATCTGGGCGGAAACGATCCGCGAGGTTCGCAGGCAGTCGCCGGGCACGCAGGTGGAAGTGCTCATCCCCGACTTCTGTGGGGACTGGGATGCGTTGCAACTCGTGCTCGACGAACGGCCGGAGATTCTGAATCACAACCTCGAATCTGTCCCGCGACTCTACGGCGTCGTCCGGCCGCAGGCGAAGTATGAGCGGTCGATCGAGCTGCTTCGCATCGCCAAGGCGCAGGGGCTGACGGTGAAGACCGGCATCATGGTCGGCATCGGCGAGACGGATGAGGAAATCGAACAGCTCATGGACGACGTCGTCGCCGGCACGCGCGTCGCGGGCGTGGGCCGGAGCAATGCTGCGACCGACGTGGCGGACCATCACCTGCCGCCGAACCCGAACCGTGGGTTTGATTCGCCGCCAGCGCCGGGTAAGTCTGCGCATGCCGTGTCGGGCGCGGCTCGGCCGGACGCCGCGCCGGACAAGCTCAAGCGAGGTGGATCGCATATCACGCACTCCAACCCGCACTGGCATCACCCGGGGCCGACGATGGCGCCCGACATGGCCAGCCGTGTTGCGCAGATCAGCTACCCGCAGGCCAGCTACCCGGGCGTGCACGAGACCTGCGACATTCTCACGGTTGGCCAGTACCTTCAGCCGACGCGCAACCACCTGCCGATCAGCCGTTGGGTCACGCCCGACCAGTTCGCCGAGTACAAGCGCGTCGGCGAAGCGAAGGGCTTCCGCCACGTGGAAAGCGGTCCGCTGGTGCGTTCCAGCTATCACGCGGACGATCAGGTGTTGCAGATGCAGGCGGCGGGGAAAGGAATTTCTGATTTCTAA
- a CDS encoding YqjD family protein: MAEKNKSSDDLNNEMDALRDDLKKVQKDLRELGQTIVDVGRDSARAAGENARQQWDSGAEQFQQYVQDRPLHVVLGAFLAGLVAGMIFRR, encoded by the coding sequence ATGGCTGAGAAGAATAAATCGAGCGATGATCTGAACAATGAAATGGACGCGCTGCGTGACGACCTGAAGAAGGTGCAGAAGGATTTGCGCGAGTTGGGGCAGACGATTGTGGACGTCGGCCGAGACTCGGCGCGTGCCGCGGGGGAGAACGCCCGGCAGCAGTGGGACAGCGGCGCGGAGCAGTTTCAGCAGTATGTGCAAGACCGTCCGCTGCATGTGGTGCTTGGCGCGTTTCTGGCCGGTCTGGTCGCGGGCATGATCTTCCGAAGGTGA
- a CDS encoding YqjF family protein: MTTPQIIHRVTRQTNHRPWAMPDRPWVMAMRWHTLLFAHWPVDAARLRAVLPASVELDTFQGHAWLGVVPFGMSRVRLHGLPPVWPVASFLELNVRTYVTVNGKPGVWFFSLDAASRLAVRGARWSYGLPYFDARMHCQRDDDDWVSYQSNRTHRDTPPAAFAARYRPVGPPANAAPGSLEQFLYERYCLYTVDRRGRPMRGDVHHEPWPVQPAELQTEQLDMTRLAGVSLDGEPTLLHYADHIDVIAWRPVSA, from the coding sequence ATGACCACACCGCAAATCATCCATCGCGTGACGCGCCAAACCAACCATCGGCCGTGGGCGATGCCCGACCGCCCCTGGGTCATGGCGATGCGATGGCACACGCTGCTGTTCGCGCACTGGCCTGTCGATGCCGCGCGACTGCGGGCCGTGCTGCCCGCTTCGGTCGAGCTTGACACCTTCCAGGGCCACGCATGGCTGGGCGTCGTGCCCTTCGGCATGAGCCGCGTCCGACTGCACGGCCTGCCCCCGGTCTGGCCGGTGGCGAGCTTCCTCGAACTGAACGTCCGCACATACGTCACGGTCAACGGCAAGCCGGGCGTCTGGTTTTTCAGTCTTGATGCCGCCAGTCGGTTGGCTGTACGCGGCGCACGGTGGAGCTACGGCCTCCCCTACTTCGACGCACGCATGCATTGCCAACGCGACGATGACGACTGGGTGAGCTACCAAAGCAATCGCACGCACCGCGACACCCCACCCGCCGCGTTCGCCGCCCGCTACCGCCCTGTCGGCCCGCCTGCCAACGCCGCGCCGGGCTCGCTCGAACAATTCCTCTACGAACGCTACTGCCTCTACACCGTGGACCGCCGCGGCCGACCGATGCGTGGCGATGTGCATCACGAGCCCTGGCCCGTTCAACCTGCCGAGTTGCAGACCGAGCAATTGGACATGACGCGACTGGCTGGCGTTTCGCTCGACGGCGAGCCGACGCTGCTGCATTACGCGGATCACATCGACGTCATCGCCTGGCGACCCGTGTCGGCCTGA
- a CDS encoding phosphoribosylaminoimidazolesuccinocarboxamide synthase: protein MPESNAVVLQTDLPLPGRRQGKVRDIYDAKTTAGDDVLLIVQTDRISAFDVVMPNGIPDKGKVLTQLSKFWFDMIGEKLGDQLEHHLISTDPADVDGLSDADVQTLRGQVMVGRKAKVIPIECIVRGYLAGSGWKEYKKQGTVCGISLPKGLKQCQKLPEPIFTPSTKADEGHDENVTFEQACDLVGKDLMEQLRELSLTIYQMAHDYAVQRGIILADTKFEFGLPLDGKVDRPILIDEVLTPDSSRFWPADSYEVGHDQPSFDKQYVRNYLQELVDAGRWKKEPPGPELPEEIVANTRSKYLDAYRRLTDGALNI, encoded by the coding sequence ATGCCCGAGTCCAACGCTGTCGTGCTCCAGACCGATCTACCGCTGCCCGGCCGACGCCAGGGCAAAGTACGCGACATCTACGATGCGAAAACCACGGCTGGCGACGATGTGCTGCTCATCGTCCAGACCGACCGCATCTCCGCCTTCGACGTGGTCATGCCCAACGGCATCCCCGACAAGGGCAAGGTGCTCACGCAACTGAGCAAGTTCTGGTTCGACATGATCGGCGAAAAGCTCGGCGATCAACTGGAACATCACCTGATCTCCACCGACCCGGCGGACGTCGACGGGCTCAGCGATGCCGACGTGCAGACGCTGCGCGGGCAGGTGATGGTCGGCCGAAAGGCGAAGGTCATCCCGATCGAATGCATCGTTCGCGGCTACCTCGCCGGCTCGGGGTGGAAGGAATACAAGAAGCAGGGCACGGTCTGCGGCATCTCGCTACCCAAGGGTTTGAAGCAATGTCAAAAGCTTCCCGAGCCGATCTTCACGCCGTCGACGAAGGCGGATGAAGGCCACGATGAGAACGTCACGTTCGAGCAAGCCTGCGATCTGGTCGGTAAGGACCTGATGGAGCAGCTTCGCGAGCTTTCGTTGACGATTTACCAGATGGCGCATGACTATGCGGTGCAGCGCGGCATCATTCTCGCGGACACGAAGTTCGAGTTCGGCTTGCCGTTGGATGGCAAGGTTGATCGCCCGATTCTGATTGACGAAGTGCTCACGCCGGACAGTTCGCGCTTCTGGCCGGCTGATTCGTATGAAGTGGGGCACGATCAGCCGAGCTTCGACAAGCAGTATGTGCGCAATTATCTTCAAGAGCTGGTCGATGCCGGTCGATGGAAGAAAGAGCCCCCGGGCCCGGAGCTGCCGGAGGAGATTGTTGCGAACACGCGAAGTAAATATCTCGATGCCTATCGACGCTTGACGGATGGTGCATTGAACATCTAA
- the purD gene encoding phosphoribosylamine--glycine ligase: MATNVLIIGSGGREHALGWKLKQSKHAGKIYFAPGNGGTAAIGENVKLDVEPVNTKNAEAIDYFCRQNKVGLIVIGPEDPLAHGLADRLQRDGRYVFGPVQAGARLEGDKAFAKQLMRAASIPTAEARIFTDYEAAIRYVENHETPVVVKAAGLAKGKGAIVCDNQEQAIDAVNRCMKTREFGDAGNTVVIEERLVGQEVSILALVDGKNIYVLDPSQDHKQVNEGDTGPNTGGMGAYCPTPLVDDAQMTLIQREVLVPTVDAMRRDGITFQGVLYAGLMLTAGGPKVLEYNTRFGDPECQPLMMRLKGDLFQIMTATCDPKGGRLHEVQLDWDKRVACCVVMCSGGYPGKYETGIPITGIEDAESDPDVKVFHAGTKLVKGELVTAGGRVLNVTAMGKTLKEAQEKANAACDKIQFRGAFFRRDIGNRVMK, from the coding sequence ATGGCGACGAACGTACTCATCATCGGCAGCGGCGGGCGCGAACATGCCCTCGGCTGGAAGCTCAAACAGTCCAAACACGCGGGCAAAATCTACTTCGCGCCCGGCAACGGCGGCACGGCGGCGATCGGCGAAAACGTCAAACTCGACGTCGAGCCGGTCAACACCAAAAACGCAGAGGCGATCGACTATTTCTGCCGACAGAACAAGGTCGGCCTGATCGTCATCGGCCCGGAAGACCCGCTGGCCCACGGCCTGGCAGACCGCTTGCAACGCGACGGCCGATACGTCTTCGGCCCCGTGCAGGCTGGCGCTCGACTGGAAGGCGACAAGGCCTTCGCCAAGCAGCTCATGCGAGCGGCGAGCATCCCCACTGCCGAGGCACGCATCTTCACCGACTACGAAGCGGCGATCCGCTACGTCGAAAATCACGAAACCCCCGTCGTCGTCAAGGCGGCAGGCCTGGCCAAGGGCAAGGGCGCGATCGTTTGTGATAACCAGGAGCAGGCGATCGACGCGGTCAACCGCTGCATGAAAACGCGCGAGTTTGGCGATGCGGGCAACACCGTCGTTATCGAAGAACGCCTCGTCGGCCAGGAAGTCTCCATCCTCGCGCTGGTCGATGGCAAGAACATCTACGTGCTCGACCCCTCGCAAGACCACAAGCAGGTCAATGAAGGCGACACCGGCCCGAACACCGGCGGCATGGGCGCGTACTGCCCGACGCCGTTGGTCGACGATGCACAGATGACGCTCATCCAGCGTGAAGTGCTCGTGCCTACGGTGGACGCGATGCGTCGTGATGGCATCACGTTTCAGGGCGTGCTCTATGCCGGGCTGATGCTCACCGCTGGCGGGCCGAAGGTGCTCGAATACAACACGCGCTTCGGCGACCCGGAATGTCAGCCGTTGATGATGCGGCTGAAGGGCGACCTGTTCCAGATCATGACCGCGACGTGTGATCCCAAGGGCGGTCGGCTTCATGAAGTGCAACTGGACTGGGACAAGCGCGTCGCCTGCTGCGTGGTGATGTGCTCCGGCGGCTACCCGGGCAAGTATGAGACGGGCATCCCGATCACGGGTATTGAGGACGCGGAAAGCGACCCGGACGTGAAGGTGTTCCACGCCGGCACGAAGCTGGTCAAGGGCGAACTCGTCACCGCCGGCGGGCGCGTGCTCAACGTCACCGCGATGGGCAAAACGCTCAAGGAAGCGCAGGAGAAAGCCAACGCCGCGTGCGACAAGATCCAGTTCCGCGGCGCGTTCTTCCGGCGGGATATTGGGAACCGGGTGATGAAGTAG
- the pheS gene encoding phenylalanine--tRNA ligase subunit alpha: MLEQIDQLEASVNADLAAVSSSDELEQFRIKYLGSKGALKQLMGKLKDVPKADKPAFGQKANVLRKQVEQAFNDKKQTLGDKPQTSSRKPRVDVTEPGLSPIAGGLGREHIITQTVDELIDVFGRMGFDVATGPELEDEHHNFVALNIPQEHPARDPLDNFYITDPDEANPNLMRSQTSTVQIRVMEHTKPPVRIISTGRVYRPDEHDATHYSMFHQIEGLYVDKKVSMVDLKTTLLQFAHAYFGPEADVRLVPSYFPFTEPSAELYIKTNLGGEWQWMEIGGCGMVDPNVFEAVGYDPEQWTGFAFGLGIERIAMRKYGISDIRWLFENDVRFLRQF, from the coding sequence ATGCTCGAACAGATCGACCAGCTTGAAGCGTCCGTGAATGCCGACCTTGCCGCCGTCTCGTCGTCTGACGAGCTGGAGCAGTTCCGCATCAAATACCTCGGTTCGAAGGGCGCGCTGAAGCAGCTCATGGGCAAGCTCAAGGACGTGCCCAAAGCGGACAAGCCCGCCTTCGGGCAGAAGGCCAACGTGCTGCGTAAGCAGGTCGAGCAGGCGTTCAACGACAAGAAGCAGACGCTCGGCGACAAGCCGCAAACCTCCAGCCGTAAGCCTCGGGTTGATGTCACCGAGCCTGGCCTGTCGCCGATCGCCGGCGGGCTCGGCCGTGAGCACATCATCACGCAGACGGTGGACGAACTCATCGACGTGTTCGGCCGAATGGGGTTCGACGTCGCGACGGGCCCGGAACTGGAAGACGAGCATCACAACTTCGTCGCGTTGAACATTCCGCAGGAGCACCCGGCTCGCGATCCGCTGGACAACTTCTACATCACCGACCCGGACGAGGCGAACCCGAACCTGATGCGGTCGCAGACGTCGACGGTGCAGATTCGCGTGATGGAGCATACGAAGCCGCCGGTGCGGATTATCTCCACCGGCCGGGTGTATCGGCCGGACGAACACGACGCGACGCATTACTCGATGTTTCACCAGATCGAAGGGTTGTACGTCGACAAGAAGGTGAGCATGGTCGACCTCAAGACCACGCTGCTGCAGTTCGCGCATGCCTACTTCGGCCCGGAGGCGGACGTACGACTCGTGCCGAGCTACTTCCCGTTCACCGAGCCGTCCGCTGAGCTGTACATCAAGACCAACCTTGGCGGGGAGTGGCAGTGGATGGAGATCGGCGGCTGCGGCATGGTCGACCCCAACGTGTTCGAAGCGGTGGGCTATGACCCCGAGCAGTGGACCGGCTTCGCGTTCGGGCTGGGGATCGAACGCATCGCGATGCGCAAGTACGGCATCAGCGATATCCGCTGGCTGTTCGAGAACGACGTCCGGTTCCTGCGGCAGTTCTAA
- the trxA gene encoding thioredoxin: MASDNVLELTDGNFEAEVVNSDTPVLVDFWAEWCMPCRMLAPTIDELASEYDGKVKVGKLDTDANRDVSMKYNISAIPTVILFKGGEVVHKFVGVTPKQEFKGELDKVAG; encoded by the coding sequence ATGGCCAGCGACAACGTGCTGGAACTGACCGATGGAAACTTCGAGGCCGAGGTTGTCAACAGCGACACGCCCGTCCTCGTCGACTTCTGGGCCGAATGGTGCATGCCCTGCCGTATGCTCGCGCCGACCATTGACGAACTTGCCAGCGAATACGATGGCAAGGTGAAGGTGGGTAAGCTCGATACGGACGCGAACCGCGATGTTTCGATGAAGTACAACATCAGCGCCATCCCCACCGTCATCCTCTTCAAGGGCGGCGAAGTCGTGCACAAATTCGTCGGCGTAACGCCCAAGCAGGAATTCAAGGGCGAACTCGACAAGGTCGCCGGTTGA
- a CDS encoding M16 family metallopeptidase has translation MPLTFKNHKLSNGLRVIAECNDAAHTAAVGFFVKTGARDEDAPLMGVSHFLEHMMFKGTDRRSADDVNREFDEIGADYNAYTSHEQTVYYAQVLPEYLPRAVDLLGDILRPALRTDDFEMEKNVILEEIGMYDDRPQWRLQDTLLELYFPQHPLGFRVLGTNDTVKQLTAEQMRDYFSHRYSADNIVVSAAGKIDFDALVKDIEKLTSEWQPSGAQRRYDAPPAVDCERSLTDKKLSRHYMALMCPGPNAQDDRRYAAKVLADVLGDAEGSRIYWALVDPGEADEADLSFIPYDQAGGYMAYASCDPDKAAQVEAKLLATIDAFARDGDVADDEIERAKNKLATQVTLQSERPGGRMRDLGTRWQYLQAYATLEDEIERLMAVSGDDVRQLLVEFPFSPRTIVRLGPNGIAD, from the coding sequence ATGCCCCTGACTTTCAAGAACCACAAACTGTCCAACGGCCTGCGCGTGATCGCCGAGTGTAATGACGCGGCGCACACCGCGGCGGTGGGCTTTTTCGTCAAGACCGGCGCTCGCGATGAAGACGCGCCGCTCATGGGTGTGTCCCACTTCCTCGAACACATGATGTTCAAGGGGACGGACCGCCGATCTGCCGACGACGTCAACCGCGAGTTTGACGAGATCGGCGCGGACTACAACGCCTACACCAGTCACGAGCAGACGGTCTACTACGCGCAGGTGCTCCCCGAGTACCTGCCGCGCGCGGTCGACCTGCTGGGCGATATTCTGCGCCCGGCGTTGCGCACCGACGACTTCGAGATGGAAAAGAACGTCATCCTCGAAGAGATCGGCATGTACGACGACCGCCCGCAGTGGCGGTTGCAGGACACGCTGCTGGAGCTTTACTTCCCGCAGCACCCGCTTGGCTTCCGCGTGCTGGGCACGAACGACACGGTCAAGCAGCTCACCGCGGAGCAGATGCGAGACTACTTTTCGCATCGTTACAGTGCGGACAACATCGTGGTCAGCGCCGCGGGCAAGATCGACTTCGACGCGCTGGTGAAAGATATCGAGAAGCTGACCAGCGAATGGCAGCCCAGCGGCGCTCAGCGTCGCTACGACGCGCCGCCGGCGGTTGATTGCGAGCGGTCGCTGACCGACAAGAAGCTTTCGCGACATTACATGGCCCTGATGTGTCCCGGCCCCAACGCGCAGGACGACCGCCGATACGCCGCGAAGGTGCTCGCCGACGTGCTGGGCGATGCGGAGGGGTCGCGTATTTACTGGGCGCTGGTTGATCCGGGCGAGGCGGACGAGGCCGACCTCTCGTTCATTCCGTACGACCAGGCCGGCGGGTACATGGCGTACGCGTCATGCGACCCGGACAAGGCGGCGCAGGTCGAGGCAAAGCTGCTGGCCACCATCGATGCGTTCGCCCGCGACGGCGATGTCGCCGACGACGAGATCGAACGCGCGAAGAACAAGCTTGCCACGCAGGTGACGTTGCAGAGCGAGCGCCCCGGCGGCCGAATGCGCGACCTTGGCACGCGCTGGCAGTATCTGCAGGCCTACGCGACGCTGGAAGACGAGATCGAACGGCTGATGGCCGTGTCGGGCGACGACGTTCGTCAATTGCTCGTCGAGTTTCCTTTCAGCCCACGGACGATCGTCCGCCTCGGGCCGAATGGAATTGCTGATTGA
- a CDS encoding proteasome assembly chaperone family protein: MSCPSLHLEREAFPASRMLLGFAGWMDGGDVSTGTAEWLIEQHNLEPIAEIMPDDFFLQNFPGSMEITAMFRPHAVVEDGMIKSYEPPTNTVYWSQAHDLLVLMGNEPHLRWEAFADCLWEVVKQAGVREMYFVGSVAGVVPHTRDPRMRCTVSDESLKPRLEKLGVRFTSYEGPASFATHLMQAAPDHNVQMTNLVTEIPAYIQGRNPKGIETVLRQLGTLTDLSFELDDLRSLGDHWEKRINEAIAERQDLAEHIGKLEEDYDHEVFDTQMGDLKDWLEQQGIQVD, encoded by the coding sequence ATGTCCTGCCCGTCACTGCACCTTGAACGCGAAGCGTTCCCCGCCAGCCGTATGCTGCTCGGCTTTGCCGGCTGGATGGACGGCGGCGACGTGTCCACCGGCACCGCCGAATGGCTCATCGAACAGCACAATCTCGAACCCATCGCCGAGATCATGCCCGACGACTTCTTCCTCCAGAACTTCCCCGGCTCGATGGAAATCACCGCCATGTTCCGCCCGCATGCCGTCGTCGAAGACGGCATGATCAAAAGCTACGAACCGCCAACCAACACCGTCTACTGGTCCCAGGCCCACGACCTGCTCGTGCTCATGGGCAACGAGCCCCACCTGCGCTGGGAGGCGTTCGCCGACTGCTTGTGGGAGGTCGTCAAGCAGGCAGGCGTGCGCGAGATGTACTTCGTCGGCTCCGTCGCGGGCGTCGTCCCCCACACCCGCGACCCGCGCATGCGCTGCACCGTGTCCGACGAATCGCTCAAGCCTCGGCTGGAAAAGCTCGGCGTGCGATTCACCAGCTACGAAGGCCCCGCCAGCTTCGCCACCCACCTCATGCAGGCCGCGCCAGACCACAACGTACAGATGACCAACCTCGTGACCGAAATTCCCGCTTACATCCAGGGGCGAAATCCCAAAGGCATCGAAACCGTGCTGCGCCAGCTCGGCACGCTTACGGATCTGAGCTTCGAGCTTGACGATCTGCGAAGCCTCGGCGATCACTGGGAAAAACGCATCAACGAAGCCATCGCCGAACGGCAGGACCTCGCCGAGCACATCGGCAAACTTGAAGAAGACTACGACCACGAAGTCTTCGACACGCAGATGGGCGACCTGAAAGACTGGCTCGAACAACAGGGCATCCAGGTGGATTGA
- a CDS encoding RluA family pseudouridine synthase, producing MPPRFHKKRNLPPPRADKATLAAGVDEAMEAAAELTHSDLEDESPDHLRYRLSRDAKERLDKNLQAHIRHASRHQIQKLIALGGVRVNGKSAKPSTKLKAGDIVDVIVPPRPTKEFKPEPIPLDVLYEDDSFIVVNKQAGLIVHPARGQMTGTLINGLAYHFQQQASNTPSTPKVSHEDGSVEGLSSLGVDDARPGIVHRLDRNTTGVMIVAKQDEPHWKLARQFEDRTNLKAYLAVVHGCPDPPGGAVEQPIAKHPTIREAMAVRNDSTAKHALTLYRVRERYKGYSLVELELKTGRTHQIRVHLSFLGHPIVGDILYGGEPIGDRELDTPPLPAAHRAMMTYARPKAEGDKLEADALARDDIYMTTPALHAALLGIRHPMRNDEEMIFTAPIHSSMRTLIDKLRERPDEGPVVTSGYWVDLDRALP from the coding sequence ATGCCCCCCCGCTTCCATAAAAAACGAAACCTTCCCCCGCCGCGCGCGGACAAGGCCACCCTCGCCGCCGGTGTCGACGAGGCCATGGAAGCCGCCGCCGAGCTGACCCACAGCGATCTCGAAGACGAGTCGCCCGACCACCTCCGCTACCGCCTTTCCCGCGACGCGAAGGAGCGGCTCGACAAAAACCTCCAGGCCCACATCCGCCACGCCAGCCGACACCAGATCCAGAAGCTGATCGCGCTCGGCGGCGTCCGCGTCAACGGCAAGTCCGCCAAGCCCTCCACCAAACTCAAGGCCGGCGACATCGTCGACGTCATCGTCCCGCCACGTCCGACCAAAGAGTTCAAGCCCGAGCCGATCCCGCTCGACGTGCTCTACGAAGACGACTCATTCATCGTCGTCAACAAGCAGGCCGGCCTCATCGTCCACCCCGCCCGTGGACAGATGACCGGCACACTCATCAACGGCCTCGCCTACCACTTCCAGCAACAGGCTTCGAATACCCCCTCGACGCCCAAAGTCTCCCACGAAGACGGCTCCGTCGAAGGCCTCTCATCCCTCGGCGTCGACGACGCCCGTCCCGGCATCGTCCACCGCCTCGACCGCAACACCACCGGCGTCATGATCGTCGCCAAGCAGGACGAGCCCCACTGGAAGCTCGCTCGCCAGTTTGAAGACCGCACGAACCTCAAAGCCTACCTCGCCGTCGTGCACGGCTGCCCCGACCCGCCGGGCGGCGCGGTCGAACAGCCCATCGCCAAGCACCCCACCATCCGCGAAGCCATGGCCGTCCGCAACGACTCGACCGCCAAACATGCACTGACGCTCTACCGTGTCCGCGAACGCTACAAGGGCTACTCGCTCGTCGAGCTGGAACTGAAGACCGGCCGAACGCACCAGATCCGCGTCCACCTCTCGTTCCTCGGCCACCCCATCGTCGGCGATATCCTCTACGGCGGCGAACCCATCGGCGACCGCGAACTCGACACGCCCCCCCTGCCCGCCGCCCATCGCGCGATGATGACCTACGCCCGCCCCAAAGCCGAGGGCGACAAACTCGAAGCCGACGCCCTCGCCCGCGATGACATCTACATGACCACCCCCGCGCTGCACGCAGCGCTGCTGGGCATTCGTCATCCGATGCGCAACGATGAAGAAATGATCTTCACCGCGCCGATCCACTCGTCAATGCGCACGCTGATCGACAAGCTCCGCGAGCGCCCCGACGAGGGGCCCGTCGTCACCTCCGGCTACTGGGTCGACCTCGACCGGGCGCTGCCTTAA
- a CDS encoding cation diffusion facilitator family transporter yields the protein MQTQRIGGGGRCALGVVVPAPAGYSAAMSDPASNTKQAMRVARIALIAGLAITAIKFGIFFLTNSIAVLSDALESIINVVAAGIMLYSIWYGSRPVDRDHPYGHGKIEFMAVGLEGWLILVAGVLIGFEAVRRLISPAELQQLGLGLWLLGGMAVLNGALAVYVWRAGIRYRNQVLVADGKHLMTDVASTIGVFVGLLLVHYTGHQQLDSVAAILVAAAILFTSWRLLWQSFHGLMDRASPHDTQTITSILDEEIAQGHIAGYHKVRHRLSGGFHWVDMHLHVDGDMTIHQGHDLASRIEQRIQHALGQANATAHLEPIEDQANLTEDDPAATLPRSDRSGDDA from the coding sequence ATGCAAACGCAGCGGATCGGTGGCGGCGGGCGGTGCGCGCTCGGCGTTGTCGTGCCCGCGCCCGCTGGCTACAGTGCCGCCATGTCCGACCCGGCCAGCAACACGAAGCAGGCGATGCGCGTCGCCCGTATTGCGCTTATCGCTGGGTTGGCCATTACCGCCATCAAGTTCGGCATCTTTTTTCTCACCAACTCCATCGCGGTGCTCAGCGACGCGCTGGAGTCGATCATCAACGTTGTCGCCGCGGGCATCATGCTCTACAGCATCTGGTACGGCTCGCGGCCGGTCGACCGCGATCACCCGTACGGCCACGGCAAGATCGAGTTTATGGCTGTCGGGCTCGAAGGCTGGCTGATCCTCGTTGCCGGCGTGCTGATCGGCTTTGAAGCGGTCCGCCGACTCATCAGCCCCGCCGAGTTGCAACAACTCGGCCTGGGCTTGTGGCTGCTCGGTGGCATGGCGGTGCTCAACGGGGCGCTGGCGGTGTATGTCTGGCGGGCCGGCATCCGGTATCGCAACCAGGTGCTCGTCGCGGATGGCAAGCATCTGATGACCGACGTCGCATCGACGATCGGCGTGTTCGTCGGCCTGCTGCTGGTGCATTACACCGGCCACCAGCAACTCGACTCCGTCGCAGCCATCCTTGTCGCGGCGGCCATCCTCTTCACAAGCTGGCGGCTGCTGTGGCAGTCGTTCCACGGCCTGATGGATCGCGCAAGCCCGCACGACACGCAGACGATCACCAGCATCCTCGACGAAGAAATCGCCCAGGGTCACATCGCCGGCTACCACAAGGTCCGCCATCGACTCTCCGGCGGCTTCCACTGGGTCGACATGCACCTGCACGTCGACGGCGACATGACCATCCATCAGGGCCACGACCTCGCCTCACGCATCGAGCAACGCATCCAGCACGCGCTCGGCCAGGCCAACGCCACCGCGCATCTCGAACCGATTGAAGACCAAGCCAACCTCACCGAAGACGACCCCGCCGCCACGCTGCCGCGCAGCGATCGCTCGGGCGATGACGCGTAA